The following proteins are encoded in a genomic region of Nicotiana sylvestris chromosome 4, ASM39365v2, whole genome shotgun sequence:
- the LOC104222954 gene encoding ATP synthase subunit beta, mitochondrial (The RefSeq protein has 8 substitutions, 1 non-frameshifting indel compared to this genomic sequence) has protein sequence MATRRLLTSLLRQSAQRGGGPISRSLGNSIPKSAARASSRASPKGFLLNRAPVQYATSAAAPASQPSTPPKSGSEPSGKITDEFTGAGSIGKVCQVIGAVVDVRFDEGLPPILTALEVLDNQIRLVLEVAQHLGENMVRTIAMDGTEGLVRGQRVLNTGSPITVPVGRATLASIINVIGEAIDERGPITTDHFLPIHREAPAFVEQATEQQIIVTGIKVVDLLAAYQRGGKIGLFGGAGVGKTMLIMELINNVAKAHGGFSVFAGVGERTREGNDLYREMIESGVIKLGEKQSESKCALVYGQMNEPPGARACVGLTGLTVAEHFRDAEGQYVLLFIDNIFRFTQANSEVSALLGRIPSAVGYQPTLATDLGGLQERITTTKKGSITSVQAIYVPADDLTDPAPATTFAHLDATTVLSRQISELGIYPAVDPLDSTSRMLSPHILGEDHYNTARGVQKVLQNYKNLQDIIAILGMDELSEDDKMTVARARKIQRFLSQPFHVAEVFTGAPGKYVDLKESINSFQGVLDGKYDDLSEQSFYMVGGIDEVIAKAEKIAKESAA, from the exons ATGGCTTCTCGGAGGCTTCTCACCTCTCTCCTCCGTCAATCGGCTCAACGTGGCGGCGGTCCAATTTCCCGATCCTTGGGAAACTCCATCCCTAAATCCGCTGCACGCGCCTCTTCACGCGCGTCCCCTAAGGGATTCCTCTTAAACCGCGCCGTACAGTACGCTACCTCTGCAGCAGCACCCGCATCTCAGCCATCAACACCACCGAAGTCCGGCAGTGAACCGTCCGGAAAAATCACCGATGAGTTCACCGGCGCTGGTTCGATCGGGAAGGTGTGCCAGGTCATCGGTGCCGTCGTGGATGTGAGATTCGATGAAGGTTTGCCACCAATTTTAACCGCTCTCGAAGTGTTGGATAATCAGATCCGGCTTGTTCTTGAAGTGGCTCAGCATTTGGGTGAGAATATGGTTAGGACTATTGCTATGGATGGTACTGAAGGGCTTGTTCGTGGTCAACGCGTCCTCAATACTGGTTCTCCTATCACC GTTCCTGTTGGTAGAGCCACACTTGGCCGTATCATCAATGTCATTGGAGAGGCAATTGATGAGAGAGGCCCAATTA CTACCGATCACTTTTTACCAATTCATCGTGAAGCTCCTGCCTTTGTCGAGCAAGCCACTGAACAACAAATTCTTGTCACTGGTATTAAG GTTGTTGATCTTCTTGCTCCATACCAAAGAGGAGGAAAAATTGGGCTTTTTGGTGGTGCTGGTGTGGGGAAAACTGTGCTTATTATGGAACTAATTAACAATGTTGCAAAAGCACATG GCGGTTTCTCTGTCTTTGCTGGTGTTGGTGAACGCACTCGAGAGGGTAATGATTTGTACCGAGAAATGATTGAAAGTGGCGTCATCAAGCTAGGCGAGAAGCAA AGTGAAAGCAAGTGTGCTCTTGTATATGGTCAAATGAATGAGCCCCCTGGTGCTCGTGCACGTGTTGGACTTACAGGTTTGACCGTGGCTGAGCACTTCCGAGATGCCGAGGGGCAGGATGTGCTTCTCTTTATTGACAATATTTTCAGGTTTACTCAG GCTAACTCAGAAGTGTCTGCTTTGCTTGGTCGTATCCCATCTGCTGTCGGTTATCAACCAACTTTGGCTACGGATCTTGGAGGTCTTCAAGAACGTATCACCACCACCAAGAAAGGTTCTATTACATCCGTGCAAGCTATTTATGTGCCTGCTGATGACTTGACAGATCCAGCCCCTGCTACAACCTTTGCTCACTTGGATGCCACAACTGTCTTGTCCCGTCAG ATCTCTGAGCTTGGTATCTATCCTGCTGTCGATCCACTTGATTCTACATCCCGTATGCTCTCACCTCACATTTTGGGAGAGGATCACTACAATACTGCTCGTGGGGTACAGAAAGTTCTTCAAAACTACAAGAATCTTCAAGATATTATTGCTATTTTGGGTATGGATGAGCTTAGTGAAGACGATAAGATGACTGTTGCCCGTGCACGTAAAATCCAAAGGTTCCTTAGCCAGCCTTTCCATGTTGCTGAAGTTTTCACGGGTGCCCCTGGAAAGTATGTCGACTTGAAGGAGAGCATTAACAGTTTCCAG GGAGTGTTGGATGGCAAATATGATGACCTTTCAGAGCAATCGTTTTATATGGTTGGTGGAATCGACGAGGTCATTGCCAAGGCAGAGAAGATTGCCAAGGAATCTGCAGCCTAG